TTAAAATATAATTTTGATGATCAAAAATATGATATGAAGCCTCTTTGATATGATTATATCAAAATTGAACGACCTCTTATTCCCGGAAACTTAGGTTGAACAGTTCAATAATACACCCACCACACCTGTCTTACCGCTCACCAAACCATCCCCTGAAAATCATCCAATCCCCTAGTGACAAAAAATCGGTACAGAGATAATCTGAAAATGACGAAGCACAGGGGGCATTGCCCCGGCCTTGTATTATAATGGGGCTTTTTTTATTTCTGACTCTATGGGTCAGAGTGGCCCGGAGTCCGTGAGGCCCGGGGCGAATCCTTAGGATCGTGCCACCGCTCTGGCTTTTTTTTGTCTAACGGCAATGGAGGAAGAAATGAAAATCACGGAGGAAGGGGAACTGAAAAACCCCGGTCAACGGTTGCGGTTCTGGCGGAAACAAAGGGGAATGAACGCGTCCCTGTTTGCGGCAACGATTAACCTTTCGCCGGGTTCGTTGTCTGAAATTGAAAACGGGAAGAGTCTTCCGTCAGCTCAAACGATCATCCAACTCATGGAGTTGGAAGAGCTGGACGTCTACTGGCTGCTCACCGGCCAGCGTAATGTTGGACACAATATAAAAGTGGAACAGATAAAAACCCTGATCGACAACCTTAAAAAAGGAATCGCGGTGAACCGGGAACTGGAAACGAATTTAAATGAACTGCTCCACATTGTGGAGTCTTAGGAAACCGCCTGTCGACCTTCAGGTTAAGGGGAGGCAAATATCAATTAATTTTCAGCCGAGAAAGATACTTTCCAGCCAACAAAAGCCATTGCACGCTGGCACTACGCCTAGTAGCTGGCCCTGCGGGGCATGACCCTTCGAGAGCCTCAGGGTGACCAAACTAAATCCACCGATTGGTCAAGACGTCCCGGGCTCTTTTGGTTGTGGCAGGTCAGGTTTGGGGTTGATCATGTTTTTCTTGCTGAGGATGTCGATGAGGTTCTTATCTCTGCAGGAAACAGCAATGTCAAGCAACCCATCCCCATTAAAGTCTGCGACCGCCATACCCTGAGGGTATTCATCAACATGATGATATATGGGGGGATAGGTAAAGGTCCCATCACCACGCCCAAGCGAGACGGTGATTTGATCATCTGTAGAATTGGAGACGGCTATATCCTCAAAACCATCTCCGGTAAAATCGGCGGCCACAACAAATTTAGGGAAGTTGCCCGATGCAAAATCTCTCAAAGAAGAGAAAGTTTCATCACCATTATTAACAAGGGTGGTCAAGGCATGCAAAGAGTTACTAGAAGTTACAAATTCTATCATTCCATCATTATTCACATCCAGGCTGGCAAGTGAGAGAGGTTGTTTACCACCTTTAAAGACTTTTGAAGGTTTAAACTGTCCATCTCCTTTTCCCCACAGAACCTGAACCCCAGTTCTACCGTTTCCTGCAAGAGCAATTGCGACATCCGTCTTTTTATCCTTGTTATAATCACCAATCACTACAGCAGTGGGTTGTCCTTTAACATTCATACTATAAGGCTCGGAAAAAAATCCATTACCATTACCCAGCAAAACAGCCACGTTTGAGAATCGGAGGGTGACAATCAGGTCAAGTTTTCCATCAGAATTAAAGTCACCGGTTGCCATGTTGATAGGAATTTTCCCCGGCTTGAGAAGTTGGGATGTTTTCTGAAAACTTCCCAACCGTGTATTTAAATATACCTGGATGGTCTGGTCGGCATAATTAAGTGCTATTACATCCTTGTATCCGTCTTCATTAAAATCTCCCGAAACAAGGCAAATGGGGTCTCGACCTGTCTGAAAAACAAGCTGGTCCTTGAAAGTCCCATCACCCAGTCCCTTGTAAAATGAAAAAGAGTGGTCTCCGCTATTCGCCACGACCAGATCCGGGATATTATCGCGGTTAAAATCATCGGTAATGAGATAAGAAGGTTCTTTTCCCGTACCCATGGTATAGGACAAAGCAAAAATGCGAGGCATTTTTTTTCCGGCCTTGGGAGGTGGGGGACATCCCATGAGGATAAAAACCATCAGGAACGCTATAACTGAGCAATATCTATTCATGAATCTCCGTATGATAATAAGAAGCGTATCACAGGTGTTCTGTGGAAACAACGTTACAAAGCCAAACCTTCTTTTTTTAAAGGGAGGCACGCCTTCTGGCGCAATAGAAAGTGGGCTAAAATCCTTTTCGTAAAAGTAAACACAAGAGACAAGCTGGTGGTCTCCGCAATTATTTTCTTATAAGGGTCATGACCGGAAACACTGCTGAACATGGCTTTCATAAAGTCCGGCCTTTCTGCCGCCACCGCGATCATATGATCCATAAATTTGAGGCTTGTTGCCATATTGGTAAAAATCCGCACAGCCTTTCCATAGGGAATATCCTGAGTCAGTTGGCTGCAATCCCGATAATAGTTTTCAGCAAACGCATCTTTAGAAAGCCCATGCATCATGATGGAGCTTGCGGCATAAACCCCTGTATGGATGGCCGTGTTTATTCCCTTACCCTTGAAAGGACGCATCAGTCCCGCCGAGTCCCCTATCATCACATACCGGTAGCCATATAAATTTCTGGCTGGAGCAATGGGAAACCTCCCCTTGAAGTAATTAAGCGGCTTTTCACGACGTTGATGCGGGGGAAGAAAGCGTTGCACCGGAGCCGAACGCAGAAAGTCCATCATAACCTTTGAAGAAACATTCCTGCCGGCAATATTGATCGAAATATGGTCTCCCTTGGGAGTGATGGCTCCAAACTCCAGGCCGGGGTAGGAAAGCAGAAAAGCCTGAATGGTAAAACCCATGCTTTGCATGAATTCATCCCCTGGATAAAGTCGCGTGATCACAGTATTCAGAAAGTCAGGCTGACAGTATGGAGTTCCTTGCTCAAAGATTCTACAAGTGCCATCATCCAACCCAAAAGCCCCAACCACAACCGCACATTTTATGTTTTCCCCATCACTATAAACAAGCACACCGTCTGAGTTTACCTCAACCGCTGTCATACGATTATGGATAACCTGGGCACCTGCTTTCCGAACTTCTTCAAGCATGAATGCATCAAATCTGGAGCGCGCTACAGAAACCGACCTGCCACCTCTTCTCCGGTCAGGTCCAGGCTCAACAAATCTGAATGCAAGCGATAGCCTTCAATATCATTGAGAATCAGGCTTTCAGGTAAAACAATATCCAATTCTTTTTTAAGAATATCTTCAAAAGGAGGTGAGAGAACACCGATACACTGGTTATGATGACGGAGACCGGAAAAGTTTTTATGCTCAAGTATTACAACATTAATTTTTTTGTCTAAACGCCTGGCTTCCTTCAAGAGGGTCATGGCACAGGCTGACCCACCAGGGCCGCCACCAACAATACAAACCGTATCCCCATCGTTAATTTGCATGAGACCTCACAAAACTTTCACGAACTCTTTTCCTTGAAAAACTCCAGCATGCCTTTGAATATATAAGAATGGAAGTTTGACAAAGCCACCCAATAGAGGTTTCCCCAAAAAGGTTTTGGAATAAAATGCGCTCTCAACGTCAAACGGGTTCCACCGTTTTCCTCCTGACCCAGCTGGAACTGAAGCCAGGATAGCCCGGGGGTTATCATTTCCGCCCTCAATAGCAGTTCGCGGTTGGGTTCCAGTTTTTCCACCCGCCAGAAATCAACCGAGTCTCCAACTCTCAGGTTGTGAGGGTCTCTGCGTCCCCTATGCAACCCAACTCCACCCAGAAATCTGTCAATCAATCCGCGAATTTCCCAAAGGATATTTGCATGGTTCCAGCCATGCTTCCCCCCTATCTGGCAAATAACAGGAAACACCTTTTCGGGAGCCGCAGTAATATCTATCTCATGCTCTTCAATGATAAACTCGGAAGATTCAAATTCACACAAGGGCAACAGATCGCTCATATTTTCAGGGGGCACATCACTCCAATGTGAAAATACCATCGAACGCTGTTCTTTTTCCTGGGCCCATTCTACAGCCGTCACAAAGTCCAATGGTTCAAACGGGAGAATTGAAGAAACATCGTTATCCACACAAACGACATCTGTTTTAAGACTGTTCAGCAACAGGTAGGTAATATTAACAGGTATGGAAATAAAACAATGCAACCAGTAAGCGTAAAGTCGGCACATCCAGTCAATAGGAATAGGAACCCACGAAACATCAATGAAATGAATACGGCGATTCAGAATTTTAGCAAAGCGTAAGATCATTTCCTTATAGGTCAGCACATCCTTGCCACCTATCTGGAAAACACGTGTGCTCAGACCAGGGGTTTCCATGAAACCCACAAGGTACTTGATGACATCCCGAATCGCTACGGGCTGGCACTTGGAGTTGAACTCAGTCAGGAAAGGAATGATACGGTTGTTCAAGGTAAGAGATTTCATCAACTCATAAGACGCGCTCCCGGTTCCAAGTATTATGGCCGCACGCACTCTTATGACCGGAACTTTCCCTTGCGACAATATGTTTCCCACCTCTCTTCTGCTCTGAAGATGCTGGGACATGCGGTCATTTTTTTCTCCCAGACCACCGAGATAAATGATCCGTTTCACACCATGATGCTCGGCTGATTCACGAAAGTTTTTCGCAGCCACCTGGTCTTTGGCTATAAACTCTTCTTTCTTCAGCCTCATGCTGTGAATCAGGTAATAGGCATAATCAACACCCTCCAAGGCAGGAAGCAGTTCTTCCATGCTTAAACAGTCCGCATAAACATGTTCAACACGTGGATGCGTCAACAGTGGCGGGCAACTATTGTTCCTGTACATACAACGAACAATATAACCTCTCGACACCAATTCGGGAATCAACCTGCGTGCCACATACCCAGCGGCACCCGTAACCAGAACGCGGGTCCCCTCAGGCCATGGGCTTGTAGTGAGGTCATCGCAATAGTGGTAGTTGACTTTTTCAGGGTCCATACATGAAATATATCCCAAACCTCAGAAACCGCAACCACTCACTTTGCAAAGGATCAGGTTGGCATCAGCAGTACAAACCGGACAATTAAAGAACTTCCATCAACCTTCTTTCTGTTCAACCGGTTTTAAGTTCTGTAATTGGATTTCCCTGCTTTTAGCAGCTATTCCTGAAGAGACAAAAGCATAAGCCATTCCCACCATGATTCCGCCACCCACCATATTACCCAGGGTCACAAAAACCTGGTTGTGAATGAAACCCGTCATTGAGACTTCCGGTCCATGTGGAATTAACAAGGCTAAACTCATCAACGACTGATTAGCAATGCTATGTTCATAACCACTACCAATAAAGGCAAATAAGCACCAGAAAATCATTATCAGTTTTGCTGTCTCATCCCCGTTTCGGTTCGCAATCCAAACCGCCAGACAAACCAGCCAGTTACATAAAATCCCCCGGAAAAAAGCTTCGCTCGCACTCAAAGACATTTTCGCCCCAGCTACTTTAACAACCAGAGCCTGAGCTTCAGCGGAAAGACTTCCTCCCTGAACCACCAGCCAGGCAAAAAACACAGAACCGAACAGGTTACCGACAAAACACAATGCAAATAATTTGATCAGGGCGTTTAACTCAACCCGGTTTTTTAATTTTCCAACGGCAAAAACCATATTATTGCCAGTAAAGAGTTCCGATCCGGAAAAGATTACCAGGCTCAATGCCACCCCAAAGCTCGCGCCCATAATCAGTTTCATAAAGGGGGCAAATTGTGTTCCTGCCAAGGGGCCACCCACAGAAAATATCAAAACAATTCCGAAACCCAGGTATGCCCCGGCAAGAGCAGACATTGCCAGGTATCCCAGGGGAAAACCATTCATTGCCTTAATCTTTTTTTCCGCAGTGCAGGCCAGCTTTCCAACATCATTTTCAAACATTTCGGCCTCCTTTCTTTCAGTCAAGGCTTAGAGAGTGATTTTTGATTCTTTTAAAACATTTGTTTCTACTTTCCTTTTCCCAGGTAAAGAATAGTCTCGTCTTCTTGCGTATTTCTTACCATTGATTGGATGCATTTTTTGACGAGTGTGATAGGGAACCACAAACTCAAGAACATCTGCCAACTGGTCACAGGGAACATCTTCCATAACTTTTACAGATAGCTTGGGGTCGATTCCCGTTCGTCCCCCCATATAAATATCGACCGCTTCAATCACTTCACTTCCACGGCGCATTTTTTTTCCGAGCAACCCGATATCAGCCACCAGATGATTTCCGCATCCAGCCGGGCATCCAGACCAGTGCATATTGATCGGCGCGGTCTCAGGCAGCCTGCCTTCCAGTTGCGAAGCAACTTTCAATGCCATTGACTTGGTTTCAATAGCTGCAAGATTGCAATAATCACTTCCCACACAACTCACCAGTCCTCTAAGGACACCTGAAGGGTGGTAGGTGAACTCTTTAACCAAAGCCTCCTCAAGCATATCCCCCAGTTTCTTATCTGGAATATTGGGGATAACAAGAGAATTGGAATGAGAAAATCGTATTTCCCCATTTCCATATTTTTCTGCGAGCCGGGCAAGCCCTTTCAATTTGTCAGCCTGAATTCGACCCACAGGAATTTTTAACCCTACATAGTTCATCAATGCCTGCTTCTGCCGGTAGGCTCCTATATGTTCCGATTTTTCGCTTCCTCTTAAATCCACACCTGCAGGTGTCAGCGGTCTTCCCACTCTCTCCTCCAGTGCCGAACGAAATTTTTCTTCTCCCCAATCTTCTATCAGGAAGGCAAGGCGGTTTTTACTTCTAACATCCCGGCTGCCATGGTCACGGTACAAGAGGATTAAAGCCGAACAGACCTCGACCACCTCTTCCGGACTCAGGAAAACATCCAGGGGAGTAGCAATCCGGTATCCTCCTGATCCCAGTTTTCCACCCACCAGAACATTGAAACCATAAACCGAATTGCCTCCCTTTTCTTCAATGGCCGGCACCAGGGCAAGGTCTTGTGTTTCCGCATGGACACAGTCATCCGGACAACCACTCAATGTAATATTGAATTTTCTAGGTAAATTGGAAAACTCAGGATTACCCAGAATATGCTCATTCAAAGCTTTGACCAGTGAAAAGCCATCAACCCTTTCCTTTGGGTTCAATCCGGCCACCGGACAGCCCATAATATTACGGACATTGTCCATACCGGTCTGCGATGATGTCAGCCCCACTTCTTCAAGTTGTTCAAAAACCTGTGGAATATTTTCTATTTTCAAATGCCTCAACTGCACCTGCTGTCGTGTAGTGATATCTATCAATCCATTTCCGTATACTTCCGCTATATGCGAAAGGGCCCGGACCTGATGGGAAAAAGAAAATCCATTAGAAATCCTGACTCGCAACATGAAAAAGCCCGGTGTGGGATTGCGCAAAAACAGTCCATACCATTTAAGACGTTGAATGTCTTCTTCACAGATGGACTCCCAACCTTCTTTTGCAAAACGATAAATATCACTTTTTATTTTCAAACCATCTTTTTCAGCTTTTAGTAATTCTATTTTGTTCATAATTCTCCAAAGATAAAAAAAGACAAACATCTCCCCTTTAAAGGGATACTCTAGAGATTACAAGTAACGTGCCACAAGGCGAAAATGATCGTTACCGCTTTTGTAGATAAGGGATTAGAAGATTAGATGAGAGAGATCAAGGAAAATATTCTGCCTCATAATATATCAAAATTAATAATCACTGCCCGATTCTGGATCATTTTCAGATCCGGCAAAATGCTTTTTATTACGGCAATTGAAGAATGGGGGTATAAGGGCGTAGAAGTTTTCGGGTCCACCAGGTGCCTTCGCGCTCACGGGTTTCAAAGTCCGTAAAATGGTAATCGTAGACCACCGCCTGCAAGTATTTTGGTGGCTTATCAGGAAAAGGATTTTTTTTCAACAAGTCAATCACTTCAGAGGAACCTTCTAATAGACGCATCATAAACTGGATCATCCAGGGGTTCCTTTCATAATTACTGAGTGCAGCGAACCACATTTGCCAGTCCAGGCGAGGTAGATGTGGTGCAACAAACTCCGGTTTTCTTTTCAAGTCATCCGGCATCCATTTGAATTCATAGGGATACCAGTTCTCCCGGTCATTACTTCCCAGAACAATTATCTCCGGCCTTGAAGTGGTCATAACAGCGAACAATCCATACGAATTGAATATGTGAAAGGGACTTATTACTTTATATATGGAAACATAAAAAGATGGATAGCGGTTACCAAGCAAGGGAACCAAATAAAGCATGACACAAACTCCCAGCACTGCGGCCTTTAATATAGAGCTTTTTTTAAAAACAGAAACCGGTGATTTATATTTCTCAATTTTAACAGGGAGCCATTTTGAAAGCACTGAGTCATCAAGCAAAAGCAGGCATAGGGCAATGGTCAGTATATTGAAGAAACCGAAATTCCCGGTCAGGATAATCAATGAGTCAAGAAAAGCCAGTGCGGCACAACTTAAATATCGAATTCGCCGAGGACCAAAGATCAGAAATACCGCACCAAGTTGAATGATAAAAACACAGGCCACAGAAAAACGCTGGAATTCATGTGGCAATTGATGCGCATACCAACCTATCCAAGTGGGAAGAGGCTGGGTTTCATAATGGTAGTAGAGTGCTGTCAAACTACTCCAACTAGGATCCTGGCTAAGGATTTTGACCAGCCCTGAGGAAAAAACCACACGAAATAAGAGAAAACGAAACAAAAATAGAATAAACAAGGATGGAGGATTCTCAGAACCATGCTGGTCCTTGCGCCAGGAAACCAGAAAAATAGCCAGGAAACCTGTTTCAAGAAGAAGAGTATCCCACTGATAAGCCATGAACGGCTGAGTAACGTGCAGCAAGGAAAGATACAAGACCCACGCAGCTAATAATGCCCAGCTCACCAAACGGTTGAACATGACCAGCAAACCCGCAAATGCTCCCAACAAGCATCCGGCAAGCAAAAAGTCATCCCCGGCATTAATCCAGAACAAAGTGGGAATTTGCCAGAAGCGTTGCGTACCCCAATACGACTCCGCATCCTTTAGAAATCCCTCGACAGGCAGGATCCCGTTTTGTCCCACCAACCCTTCTATCTGAGTCAATAAAGAACCAAACGCAAATAAATAAACTAATCCCAAGAGAAAAATAAACACCCGCCGGGTCAGAAACCAGGTTGGAGTTTGAGTGTTATCCCCCCAAACCCAGCGGGTGATCGCACTGAAAATTTTACGATTCTCTGCTACATTTCTGTAACCCCATTCGGAAACCGGTGCAAACCCCGGTAGACTTTCATAGGCCCAGAGAAACAATTTCCCGTTAGGCGCATAAGCCAGGGTTTTGAACACGGCCAGAGCCCCAGAATAAAAACTTCCATCCGTAGCAACGAAATAAACCGAGGAGTCAAATTGCTCAGGAGAGATTTGTGGATAATCTCCACCCACATCTTGAGAAGCCTGATAGTCAACGCCACCTTGAGTAAGAGGGCTCCACCGTGCTATCCATAAACGGCAAAATCCGCAATCATCATCATAAATCAAAACTGGTTTAGCTTTTTCCGGGGGTATTTTTTCCATAAGAAATTGCTTAAAATCCATTATATTTTTTGAAGTTTTGGACTTTCCAATCATTATACCCTTGATACCAGGCTACTTTTCTTCAAAAAAACTGCTCATAAGGCCAGTGAGCCTTAATTAATCTGTAAGAATTTTCGCAAATAAGCGGTTCTGGCTTGCGTTCCGAGCCAAGCTGAGATAGTTTCTCTATTTCACCCAACGAATCGGGAAGTTATTTAGTCTATTTGGTCATTTCAGGAAGAATTCAATGGCAGATTTTACACGTGAAGAAATAGAAGAAAAGCTGCAAGAATATGCAGAGTTTTTAGAGTCTCGAGAAGAAGAAGACGAATTCATTGATGATGAACCCGAAGAAGAAAATGAGGAGGAAGAAGGCGATAAAGAAGAAGCGGTTGAAGAAGATGGGGAAGTCATCGAAGAAGAAGCTCATGATGAAGAACCCGGACTGGAAAATATTTTTGAAGGCAAGGACTTATCTGAGCTCGACCTCTCAGGGATCAATTTTCACGGCATCAGTCTGAGAAAGACAAACCTTACAAAGACCAATCTCTCTGATTCAATTCTTGCTGAATCAATCATGGACGAAGTAAACCTGGATCAGGCTGACCTCAGCGATTCCGATATGGAAAATATTAGCTGCCTTGGAGGGATAATGACCCACACCAATATGGAGTCAACAAACCTTCAAGGTTCCAAGCTCCTGGGAACGGACTTCAGTAATTCCAACCTTGAGAAGGCCAATTTCAGAAAATCCAAGGCTATGGAAACCAAGTTGGTCAATTGCAATCTCAACGAAACAGACTTCAGCAACTCAGACTTCTCACGCTCTAATCTGAAAGACGCTAAAATTATTGAAAGCGATATGAGCCGGGCAAGGTTTAACGGTGCTGTATTTGAAGGGGTTGATTTAACTGATTCCCGATTAAACATGGGAGTTTTTTTTGAGGCAAACTTTAAAACCGCGAACCTCAACCGAGCCCTGATAAAAGGAGCAAAACTGGCAGGTGGCAACTTTGCCAACGCTAACCTTGTCCGGGCAGATATCACTGGCGCAGACCTGACAGATGCCAGCTTCCATAGCGCAGACTTGAGCCGGGTGAAATTAAACGGCGCTATTCTAAGAAGAACAGACCTTAAAGACTCTGACTTATCCGAAGCGGATTTGAATATTGCAGACCTGACCGGCGCCAATATGATTGGAACCAAATTGTACGGGGCCAATTTAGATCGAATCAA
This sequence is a window from Nitrospinota bacterium. Protein-coding genes within it:
- a CDS encoding helix-turn-helix transcriptional regulator — protein: MEEEMKITEEGELKNPGQRLRFWRKQRGMNASLFAATINLSPGSLSEIENGKSLPSAQTIIQLMELEELDVYWLLTGQRNVGHNIKVEQIKTLIDNLKKGIAVNRELETNLNELLHIVES
- a CDS encoding VCBS repeat-containing protein, translating into MNRYCSVIAFLMVFILMGCPPPPKAGKKMPRIFALSYTMGTGKEPSYLITDDFNRDNIPDLVVANSGDHSFSFYKGLGDGTFKDQLVFQTGRDPICLVSGDFNEDGYKDVIALNYADQTIQVYLNTRLGSFQKTSQLLKPGKIPINMATGDFNSDGKLDLIVTLRFSNVAVLLGNGNGFFSEPYSMNVKGQPTAVVIGDYNKDKKTDVAIALAGNGRTGVQVLWGKGDGQFKPSKVFKGGKQPLSLASLDVNNDGMIEFVTSSNSLHALTTLVNNGDETFSSLRDFASGNFPKFVVAADFTGDGFEDIAVSNSTDDQITVSLGRGDGTFTYPPIYHHVDEYPQGMAVADFNGDGLLDIAVSCRDKNLIDILSKKNMINPKPDLPQPKEPGTS
- a CDS encoding NAD(P)-binding protein gives rise to the protein MQINDGDTVCIVGGGPGGSACAMTLLKEARRLDKKINVVILEHKNFSGLRHHNQCIGVLSPPFEDILKKELDIVLPESLILNDIEGYRLHSDLLSLDLTGEEVAGRFL
- a CDS encoding SDR family oxidoreductase, with translation MDPEKVNYHYCDDLTTSPWPEGTRVLVTGAAGYVARRLIPELVSRGYIVRCMYRNNSCPPLLTHPRVEHVYADCLSMEELLPALEGVDYAYYLIHSMRLKKEEFIAKDQVAAKNFRESAEHHGVKRIIYLGGLGEKNDRMSQHLQSRREVGNILSQGKVPVIRVRAAIILGTGSASYELMKSLTLNNRIIPFLTEFNSKCQPVAIRDVIKYLVGFMETPGLSTRVFQIGGKDVLTYKEMILRFAKILNRRIHFIDVSWVPIPIDWMCRLYAYWLHCFISIPVNITYLLLNSLKTDVVCVDNDVSSILPFEPLDFVTAVEWAQEKEQRSMVFSHWSDVPPENMSDLLPLCEFESSEFIIEEHEIDITAAPEKVFPVICQIGGKHGWNHANILWEIRGLIDRFLGGVGLHRGRRDPHNLRVGDSVDFWRVEKLEPNRELLLRAEMITPGLSWLQFQLGQEENGGTRLTLRAHFIPKPFWGNLYWVALSNFHSYIFKGMLEFFKEKSS
- a CDS encoding formate/nitrite transporter family protein; the protein is MFENDVGKLACTAEKKIKAMNGFPLGYLAMSALAGAYLGFGIVLIFSVGGPLAGTQFAPFMKLIMGASFGVALSLVIFSGSELFTGNNMVFAVGKLKNRVELNALIKLFALCFVGNLFGSVFFAWLVVQGGSLSAEAQALVVKVAGAKMSLSASEAFFRGILCNWLVCLAVWIANRNGDETAKLIMIFWCLFAFIGSGYEHSIANQSLMSLALLIPHGPEVSMTGFIHNQVFVTLGNMVGGGIMVGMAYAFVSSGIAAKSREIQLQNLKPVEQKEG
- a CDS encoding ferredoxin--nitrite reductase, which translates into the protein MNKIELLKAEKDGLKIKSDIYRFAKEGWESICEEDIQRLKWYGLFLRNPTPGFFMLRVRISNGFSFSHQVRALSHIAEVYGNGLIDITTRQQVQLRHLKIENIPQVFEQLEEVGLTSSQTGMDNVRNIMGCPVAGLNPKERVDGFSLVKALNEHILGNPEFSNLPRKFNITLSGCPDDCVHAETQDLALVPAIEEKGGNSVYGFNVLVGGKLGSGGYRIATPLDVFLSPEEVVEVCSALILLYRDHGSRDVRSKNRLAFLIEDWGEEKFRSALEERVGRPLTPAGVDLRGSEKSEHIGAYRQKQALMNYVGLKIPVGRIQADKLKGLARLAEKYGNGEIRFSHSNSLVIPNIPDKKLGDMLEEALVKEFTYHPSGVLRGLVSCVGSDYCNLAAIETKSMALKVASQLEGRLPETAPINMHWSGCPAGCGNHLVADIGLLGKKMRRGSEVIEAVDIYMGGRTGIDPKLSVKVMEDVPCDQLADVLEFVVPYHTRQKMHPINGKKYARRRDYSLPGKRKVETNVLKESKITL
- a CDS encoding DUF393 domain-containing protein, giving the protein MIGKSKTSKNIMDFKQFLMEKIPPEKAKPVLIYDDDCGFCRLWIARWSPLTQGGVDYQASQDVGGDYPQISPEQFDSSVYFVATDGSFYSGALAVFKTLAYAPNGKLFLWAYESLPGFAPVSEWGYRNVAENRKIFSAITRWVWGDNTQTPTWFLTRRVFIFLLGLVYLFAFGSLLTQIEGLVGQNGILPVEGFLKDAESYWGTQRFWQIPTLFWINAGDDFLLAGCLLGAFAGLLVMFNRLVSWALLAAWVLYLSLLHVTQPFMAYQWDTLLLETGFLAIFLVSWRKDQHGSENPPSLFILFLFRFLLFRVVFSSGLVKILSQDPSWSSLTALYYHYETQPLPTWIGWYAHQLPHEFQRFSVACVFIIQLGAVFLIFGPRRIRYLSCAALAFLDSLIILTGNFGFFNILTIALCLLLLDDSVLSKWLPVKIEKYKSPVSVFKKSSILKAAVLGVCVMLYLVPLLGNRYPSFYVSIYKVISPFHIFNSYGLFAVMTTSRPEIIVLGSNDRENWYPYEFKWMPDDLKRKPEFVAPHLPRLDWQMWFAALSNYERNPWMIQFMMRLLEGSSEVIDLLKKNPFPDKPPKYLQAVVYDYHFTDFETREREGTWWTRKLLRPYTPILQLP
- a CDS encoding pentapeptide repeat-containing protein; the encoded protein is MADFTREEIEEKLQEYAEFLESREEEDEFIDDEPEEENEEEEGDKEEAVEEDGEVIEEEAHDEEPGLENIFEGKDLSELDLSGINFHGISLRKTNLTKTNLSDSILAESIMDEVNLDQADLSDSDMENISCLGGIMTHTNMESTNLQGSKLLGTDFSNSNLEKANFRKSKAMETKLVNCNLNETDFSNSDFSRSNLKDAKIIESDMSRARFNGAVFEGVDLTDSRLNMGVFFEANFKTANLNRALIKGAKLAGGNFANANLVRADITGADLTDASFHSADLSRVKLNGAILRRTDLKDSDLSEADLNIADLTGANMIGTKLYGANLDRIKLNQAKINEAQLSGSRMTKAKLSQVDLTNADLSGANLTGAELNEANLEGADLSRANLTEAILENANLKNSFLIGANMQKANLKKANLEGADIAGAKLKNSCLQSANLKQVDLRRTDLEHADFSKAKLNAANLTGSKMSESLFNDADLTEANMDYADTTNTQFQGAIGYKPTT